In Achromobacter xylosoxidans A8, a single window of DNA contains:
- a CDS encoding UGSC family (seleno)protein yields the protein MLMNNGEKIAVYDPRGALRFEDVPVSARKKDLAGLRLGILDNSKWNANKLLRGAAAALGEDIEFAEVNYYVKHSFSKDAAPELIERIAAENDVVLTAIGDCGSCCSACVRDSIALERLGVPSAVIITTEFARETELTRQAIGMKALEPVVIAHPVSSITAEEVAQRVVQIKEQAQQVWLGTKAPMQVRVELQ from the coding sequence ATGCTGATGAACAACGGGGAAAAAATCGCGGTGTACGACCCGCGCGGCGCGCTGCGCTTCGAAGATGTGCCGGTATCGGCGCGCAAGAAGGACCTGGCCGGATTGCGGCTGGGCATCCTCGACAACTCCAAATGGAACGCCAATAAGCTGCTGCGCGGCGCGGCGGCGGCCCTGGGCGAGGACATCGAATTCGCCGAGGTGAACTACTACGTCAAGCACAGCTTCTCCAAGGATGCTGCGCCCGAGCTGATCGAGCGCATCGCGGCCGAGAACGACGTGGTGCTGACCGCCATCGGCGATTGCGGCTCCTGCTGCTCGGCCTGCGTGCGCGACTCGATCGCGCTGGAGCGGCTGGGCGTTCCCAGCGCAGTGATCATCACGACCGAGTTCGCCCGCGAGACGGAGCTGACGCGGCAGGCCATCGGCATGAAGGCGCTGGAGCCCGTCGTGATCGCGCACCCGGTCAGTTCCATCACCGCCGAAGAAGTGGCGCAGCGCGTCGTCCAGATCAAGGAGCAGGCGCAACAGGTGTGGCTGGGCACGAAGGCGCCGATGCAGGTCCGCGTAGAGCTGCAATAA
- a CDS encoding LysR family transcriptional regulator produces MATLPDLSSRELQAISTVAECGSFVAAALTLNISQPALTRTVQRVEKALGVELFHRSTRRVETTPAGQEFVSLANRMLSDLRISYENMREISDEQRGRSIVSAVMSVAYTQLPGIVARYRESRPRIELQIREGVHGTVLDDVRSGVADMGITYIDEVPGDFSVVSLGREAFHVVMPRKHPLSTQTGVTLEQLAPYALVSLPREAQTRRLIDSHASIAGVQLRHAVTVSQFATVMQCVWAGVGIAIVPGGAVPAALSADLVARPLTKPALSQAIGVVFLKERGLTPSASGFLAQLRSDWVQVVAPARRGRRSGA; encoded by the coding sequence ATGGCCACGCTTCCCGACCTGAGTTCGCGCGAATTGCAGGCGATCAGCACTGTCGCCGAATGCGGCAGTTTCGTCGCCGCCGCGCTGACGCTGAATATCTCGCAACCCGCGCTCACGCGCACGGTGCAGCGGGTGGAGAAGGCCTTGGGCGTCGAGCTGTTCCATCGTTCCACCCGCCGCGTTGAAACCACGCCGGCGGGCCAGGAGTTCGTATCGCTGGCGAACCGCATGCTGTCCGATCTGCGCATTTCCTACGAGAACATGCGCGAGATCTCCGACGAGCAGCGGGGCCGCAGCATCGTGTCGGCGGTGATGTCGGTGGCCTACACGCAGTTGCCCGGCATCGTCGCCCGCTATCGAGAATCGCGGCCTCGCATCGAATTGCAGATCCGCGAGGGCGTGCACGGCACGGTGCTGGACGACGTGCGCAGCGGCGTGGCCGACATGGGGATCACCTATATCGACGAAGTGCCTGGGGATTTCTCGGTGGTGTCGCTGGGCCGCGAGGCTTTTCATGTGGTGATGCCGCGCAAGCATCCGCTGTCCACGCAGACTGGCGTGACGCTTGAGCAGCTGGCGCCGTATGCGCTGGTCTCACTGCCGCGCGAGGCGCAGACGCGCCGCCTGATCGACAGCCATGCGTCGATTGCCGGCGTGCAACTGCGGCACGCGGTCACGGTCAGCCAGTTCGCCACCGTGATGCAATGCGTATGGGCCGGCGTAGGCATCGCCATCGTGCCTGGTGGCGCGGTGCCGGCCGCGTTGAGTGCGGACCTGGTGGCGCGGCCGTTGACCAAGCCCGCGTTGAGCCAGGCCATCGGTGTGGTGTTCCTCAAGGAGCGCGGCCTGACTCCCAGCGCCAGCGGCTTCCTGGCGCAGTTGCGCAGCGACTGGGTGCAGGTCGTTGCGCCCGCGCGCCGCGGCCGCCGTAGTGGTGCCTAG
- a CDS encoding Bug family tripartite tricarboxylate transporter substrate binding protein, with protein MEPCILAQDPSNPLRRRLLIGAAGATLGTLCGGAKALASSDYPSKPLRVVIPYPPGGPTDIVGRIVAATLADKLGQSVVIDNRPGASGMIGADVVAKAAPDGYVLLINVSGQLVNPALYANMSHDPLKDFRGITNLASTPIQLVISANSPVRSVADLIALVRSQPGRHNFASSSNGTPGHLAGEVFKAAAKLDVTHIPYKGSAPALTDVIGGQVTYMLDSMPSSISLVKGGKLRALAVTSDQRVAALPDVPTFAELGYPSVNLTTWYGMWAPAQTPPELVARIYQQVNAVLQRPDVRARLADAQAMPVGDTPEHFDAYCRSEAQRYAEIVRLAGIRLQ; from the coding sequence ATGGAACCATGCATTCTGGCGCAGGACCCCTCAAACCCCCTCAGGCGCCGCCTGTTGATCGGAGCCGCGGGCGCAACCCTGGGTACGCTTTGCGGCGGCGCCAAGGCACTGGCCTCGTCCGACTACCCGTCCAAGCCGCTGCGTGTCGTCATTCCCTATCCGCCCGGCGGTCCCACCGACATCGTGGGCCGCATCGTCGCCGCAACGCTTGCCGACAAGTTGGGGCAATCGGTCGTCATCGACAACCGCCCCGGCGCGAGCGGCATGATAGGCGCGGACGTCGTGGCCAAGGCGGCACCGGACGGCTACGTGCTGCTGATCAATGTCTCGGGCCAGCTGGTCAACCCGGCGCTCTACGCCAACATGTCGCATGATCCGCTCAAGGATTTCCGCGGCATCACCAATCTGGCCTCGACGCCCATCCAGCTGGTAATCAGCGCCAATTCGCCGGTGCGCTCGGTTGCCGACCTGATCGCCCTGGTGCGCTCGCAACCCGGCCGCCACAACTTCGCGTCATCCAGCAACGGCACGCCCGGCCATCTGGCTGGAGAGGTGTTCAAGGCGGCCGCCAAGCTCGACGTCACGCATATCCCCTACAAGGGCAGCGCGCCGGCGCTGACCGATGTGATCGGCGGCCAGGTCACCTACATGCTGGACTCGATGCCCTCGTCCATCAGCCTCGTCAAAGGCGGCAAACTGCGCGCGCTAGCGGTCACCTCGGACCAACGCGTGGCCGCGTTGCCGGACGTGCCGACCTTCGCCGAACTGGGTTATCCCAGCGTCAACCTGACCACCTGGTACGGTATGTGGGCGCCGGCGCAAACGCCGCCGGAACTGGTCGCACGCATCTACCAGCAAGTGAATGCGGTACTGCAGCGGCCCGACGTGCGGGCGCGCCTGGCCGACGCGCAGGCCATGCCCGTGGGCGATACGCCGGAACACTTCGACGCCTATTGCCGTTCCGAAGCGCAGCGCTATGCCGAGATCGTGCGGCTGGCGGGGATCCGGCTGCAATGA
- a CDS encoding carboxyl transferase domain-containing protein — MPIIESRINPRSQDYTDNAQAMQAQLDDLDQQLAHTALGGSEAARAKHVARGKLLPRDRVEHLIDPGTPFLELSPMAAHGMYGGEAPGAGVITGIGRVAGTECVIVCNDATVKGGTYYPMTVKKHLRAQEIAAQNHLPCVYLVDSGGANLPQQDEVFPDREHFGRIFYNQAQMSAQGISQIAVVMGSCTAGGAYVPAMSDESIIVKNQGTIFLGGPPLVKAATGEEVSAEDLGGGDVHTRLSGVVDHLAANDMHALQLARNAVARLNRKKPQPLATIPVREPRYDPSELNGIIPADTRKPYDVREVIARIVDGSEFDEFKARFGPTLVTGFAHIQGMPVGIVANNGILFSESAQKGAHFIELCAQRKIPLVFLQNITGFMVGRKYENEGIARHGAKMVTAVATANVPKFTVLIGGSFGAGNYGMCGRAYSPRMLFMWPNARISVMGGEQAASVLATVKRDGIEARGGQWSADEETAFKTPIREQYEREGHPYYATARLWDDGIIAPADTRRVLGLALSAALNAPIEDTKFGVFRM, encoded by the coding sequence ATGCCCATCATCGAATCCCGCATCAATCCGCGGTCGCAGGACTACACCGACAATGCGCAGGCCATGCAGGCGCAGCTGGATGATCTGGACCAGCAACTGGCCCATACCGCGCTGGGCGGCAGCGAAGCCGCGCGCGCCAAGCACGTGGCGCGCGGCAAGCTGCTGCCGCGCGACCGCGTTGAACACCTGATCGATCCGGGCACGCCGTTCCTGGAACTGTCGCCGATGGCGGCGCACGGCATGTACGGCGGCGAAGCCCCCGGCGCCGGCGTCATCACCGGCATCGGCCGCGTGGCCGGCACTGAATGCGTGATCGTCTGCAACGATGCCACGGTCAAGGGCGGCACCTACTACCCGATGACGGTCAAGAAGCATCTGCGCGCGCAGGAAATCGCCGCGCAGAACCATCTGCCCTGCGTCTACCTGGTGGATTCGGGCGGCGCCAACCTGCCGCAGCAGGACGAGGTATTCCCCGACCGCGAACACTTCGGCCGCATCTTCTACAACCAGGCGCAAATGTCCGCGCAAGGCATTTCGCAGATCGCCGTAGTGATGGGCTCCTGCACCGCCGGCGGCGCCTACGTGCCCGCCATGAGCGACGAGTCCATCATCGTCAAGAACCAGGGCACCATCTTCCTGGGCGGCCCGCCGCTGGTAAAGGCCGCCACCGGCGAAGAGGTCAGCGCCGAAGACCTGGGCGGCGGCGACGTGCACACGCGCCTGTCCGGCGTGGTGGACCATCTGGCCGCCAACGACATGCACGCGCTGCAACTGGCACGCAACGCCGTCGCGCGCCTGAACCGCAAGAAGCCGCAGCCGCTGGCCACCATCCCGGTACGCGAGCCGCGCTACGACCCGAGCGAACTGAATGGCATCATCCCTGCCGACACGCGCAAGCCCTATGACGTGCGCGAAGTCATCGCGCGCATCGTCGACGGCTCCGAGTTCGACGAGTTCAAGGCGCGTTTCGGCCCCACGCTGGTCACCGGCTTCGCACACATCCAAGGCATGCCCGTAGGCATCGTGGCCAACAACGGCATCCTGTTCTCGGAGTCCGCGCAAAAGGGCGCGCACTTCATCGAACTGTGCGCGCAGCGCAAGATCCCGCTGGTGTTCCTGCAGAACATCACCGGCTTCATGGTCGGCCGCAAGTACGAAAACGAAGGCATCGCCCGCCACGGCGCCAAGATGGTGACGGCGGTGGCCACCGCCAACGTGCCCAAGTTCACCGTGCTGATCGGCGGCTCGTTCGGCGCCGGCAACTACGGCATGTGCGGCCGAGCCTATTCGCCGCGCATGCTGTTCATGTGGCCCAACGCCCGCATCTCGGTCATGGGTGGCGAACAGGCCGCCAGCGTCTTGGCCACGGTCAAGCGCGACGGTATCGAGGCTCGCGGCGGCCAATGGTCCGCCGACGAGGAAACCGCCTTCAAGACGCCCATCCGCGAACAGTACGAACGCGAAGGCCATCCCTACTACGCCACCGCGCGCCTGTGGGACGACGGTATCATCGCGCCGGCCGACACGCGGCGCGTGTTGGGGCTGGCGCTGTCGGCAGCCTTGAACGCGCCCATCGAGGACACCAAGTTCGGCGTGTTCCGCATGTAG
- a CDS encoding acetyl/propionyl/methylcrotonyl-CoA carboxylase subunit alpha: protein MFDTLLIANRGEIACRVAATARRMGIRTVAVYSDADANARHVAACDQAVYIGGSEPRASYLRADAILQAARDTGAGAIHPGYGFLSENEAFAEAAEKAGIAFVGPPASAIAAMGSKSAAKSLMEKAGVPLVPGYHGDNQDPQFLKTQADAIGYPVLIKASAGGGGKGMRVVESSGAFLDALASCQREAASSFGDDRVLIERYLQKPRHIEIQVFADTHGNCVYLFERDCSVQRRHQKVIEEAPAPGMTEERRRAMGEAAVAAARAVGYVGAGTVEFIAEPDGRFYFMEMNTRLQVEHPVTEMITGHDLVEWQLRVAAGQPLPARQEDLRIQGHAIEARIYAENPEKGFLPSIGTLAYLGLPAHTAFANGDIRVDGGVRMGDTITPFYDPMIAKLIVHGADRDQARARMLQALAQTQAVGVQTNVAFLSRLMQDSAFAAADLDTGLIERQRATLLPEPQAASPATLALACAAVLVRQGLAQPGVTSGKHPADPWDARDGWRLGNRYQRHLQWVDNGETRRVTVARQGGAWTLDSGAGPQAFLWRAHASANPNLAYGLRITLDGHESAGTVVLHADRAHVFGEAGVHVLDLYDPLAHSQDTQGEHGGGLTAPMPGKIISISVKAGDTVEKGQPLLVMEAMKMEHTISAPADGKVSEVFYGVGDQVTEGAELVAIGE from the coding sequence ATGTTCGACACTTTGCTGATTGCCAACCGCGGTGAAATCGCCTGCCGCGTGGCCGCCACCGCCCGCCGCATGGGCATCCGCACCGTGGCGGTGTATTCCGACGCCGACGCCAACGCCCGCCACGTCGCCGCCTGCGACCAGGCCGTGTACATCGGCGGCTCGGAGCCGCGTGCCAGCTACCTGCGCGCCGACGCCATCCTGCAAGCCGCGCGCGATACCGGCGCGGGCGCCATCCACCCCGGCTATGGTTTCCTGTCGGAAAACGAAGCCTTCGCCGAAGCCGCCGAAAAGGCCGGCATCGCCTTCGTCGGACCGCCGGCCTCCGCCATCGCCGCCATGGGCAGCAAGTCCGCCGCCAAGTCGCTGATGGAAAAAGCCGGCGTGCCGCTGGTGCCGGGTTACCACGGCGACAACCAGGACCCGCAATTCCTCAAGACCCAGGCCGACGCCATCGGCTACCCCGTGCTGATCAAGGCCAGCGCCGGCGGCGGCGGCAAGGGCATGCGCGTGGTCGAATCGTCGGGCGCGTTTCTGGATGCGCTGGCGTCCTGCCAACGCGAAGCCGCGTCCAGCTTTGGCGACGACCGCGTGCTGATCGAACGCTATCTGCAGAAGCCGCGCCACATTGAAATCCAGGTATTCGCCGACACGCATGGCAACTGCGTCTACCTGTTCGAACGCGATTGCTCGGTGCAGCGCCGCCACCAGAAGGTGATCGAGGAAGCCCCGGCCCCCGGCATGACTGAAGAGCGCCGCCGCGCCATGGGCGAAGCCGCCGTGGCCGCCGCGCGCGCCGTGGGCTACGTGGGCGCGGGCACGGTGGAATTCATTGCCGAGCCCGACGGCCGTTTCTATTTCATGGAAATGAACACGCGCCTGCAGGTCGAACACCCGGTCACCGAAATGATCACCGGCCACGACCTGGTCGAATGGCAGCTGCGTGTGGCCGCCGGCCAGCCGCTGCCGGCGCGCCAGGAAGACCTGCGCATCCAGGGCCACGCCATCGAGGCCCGCATCTACGCAGAGAACCCCGAGAAGGGCTTCCTGCCGTCCATCGGCACCCTGGCCTACCTGGGCCTGCCTGCGCACACCGCGTTCGCCAATGGCGACATCCGGGTCGACGGCGGCGTGCGCATGGGCGACACCATCACGCCGTTCTACGACCCCATGATCGCCAAGCTGATCGTGCACGGCGCCGACCGCGACCAGGCCCGCGCCCGCATGCTGCAAGCGTTGGCCCAGACGCAGGCCGTGGGCGTGCAGACCAACGTGGCCTTCCTGTCGCGCCTGATGCAGGACAGCGCCTTCGCTGCGGCGGACCTGGACACCGGCCTGATCGAACGCCAGCGCGCCACGCTGCTGCCCGAACCCCAAGCCGCCAGTCCTGCCACGCTGGCCCTGGCCTGCGCCGCCGTGCTGGTGCGCCAAGGCCTGGCGCAGCCGGGCGTCACCAGCGGCAAGCACCCTGCCGATCCCTGGGACGCGCGCGACGGCTGGCGCCTGGGCAACCGCTATCAACGGCATCTGCAATGGGTCGACAACGGCGAAACCCGCCGCGTCACCGTCGCCCGCCAGGGCGGCGCCTGGACGCTGGATTCCGGCGCGGGTCCGCAAGCCTTCCTGTGGCGCGCCCACGCCAGCGCCAACCCCAACCTGGCCTACGGCCTGCGCATCACGCTGGACGGCCATGAAAGCGCCGGCACCGTCGTGCTGCACGCCGACCGCGCCCACGTCTTCGGCGAAGCCGGCGTACACGTGCTGGACCTGTACGATCCGCTGGCGCACTCCCAGGACACGCAGGGCGAACACGGCGGCGGCCTCACGGCTCCCATGCCCGGCAAGATCATCTCGATCTCGGTCAAGGCCGGCGACACCGTGGAAAAGGGCCAGCCGCTGCTGGTGATGGAAGCCATGAAGATGGAGCACACCATTTCCGCGCCCGCCGACGGCAAGGTCTCGGAAGTGTTCTACGGCGTGGGCGATCAGGTGACGGAAGGGGCCGAGCTGGTCGCCATCGGCGAGTAG
- the trxB gene encoding thioredoxin-disulfide reductase, giving the protein MSAADSHRHARLLILGSGPAGYAAAVYAARANLKPVLIAGMAQGGQLMTTTEVDNWPADVHGVQGPDLMQRFQDHALRFGTEVIADHVQSVDLSRRPFTLRGERATYTCDALIVATGAVARYLGLDSEQAYMGRGVSGCATCDGFFHRGRDVCVVGGGNTAIEEALYLSNIARSVTLIHRRGAFRAEAIMLDKLKAKVEQGLIRLKLDSVLDEVLGDAGGVTGVRVRRLADGSCVDLEVSGCFIAIGHRPSTELFEGQLALEDGYIVTQAGRKGLATMTSIGGVFAAGDVQDTVYRQAITSAGSGCMAALDAQRFLERSAV; this is encoded by the coding sequence ATGAGCGCCGCCGACTCCCACCGCCATGCGCGGCTGCTCATTCTCGGCTCCGGACCGGCAGGCTATGCCGCCGCGGTCTACGCCGCCCGCGCCAACCTGAAGCCGGTGCTGATCGCGGGCATGGCTCAGGGAGGCCAGCTCATGACCACGACCGAAGTCGACAACTGGCCCGCCGACGTGCACGGCGTGCAGGGACCTGACCTGATGCAGCGATTCCAGGACCATGCGCTGCGCTTCGGCACCGAAGTCATCGCCGACCACGTGCAGAGCGTGGACCTGTCGCGGCGCCCCTTCACCCTGCGTGGCGAACGCGCGACCTATACCTGCGATGCCTTGATCGTGGCAACCGGCGCAGTCGCGCGCTATCTGGGCCTGGATTCCGAGCAGGCCTACATGGGCCGGGGCGTATCCGGCTGCGCCACCTGCGACGGCTTCTTCCACCGCGGCCGCGACGTATGCGTGGTGGGCGGCGGCAATACGGCGATCGAGGAAGCGCTGTACTTGTCGAACATCGCCCGATCCGTAACCCTCATCCACAGGCGCGGCGCCTTCCGCGCCGAGGCCATCATGCTGGACAAACTCAAGGCCAAGGTCGAACAAGGCCTGATCCGGTTGAAGCTGGACAGTGTGTTGGATGAGGTGCTGGGCGACGCAGGCGGCGTGACGGGGGTGCGTGTCCGACGCCTGGCCGATGGAAGCTGTGTGGATCTGGAGGTGAGCGGATGCTTTATCGCCATCGGCCATCGTCCCAGCACGGAGTTGTTCGAAGGCCAGCTTGCGCTGGAGGACGGCTATATCGTGACGCAAGCTGGACGCAAGGGACTCGCCACCATGACCAGCATAGGCGGGGTGTTCGCCGCTGGCGACGTACAGGACACGGTGTACCGGCAGGCCATCACCAGCGCCGGCAGCGGCTGCATGGCGGCGCTTGACGCGCAGCGCTTTCTGGAACGGTCGGCGGTCTGA
- a CDS encoding RNA polymerase sigma factor produces MGERFFGVIAEAYKSWNAELVGFLNRQLKRSPEAAQDLAQETFAKWLAAHQGAEPPEKPRAYLYEIARNLLRDHWRRENVRDEHVVASLDDQDFEPMTCGLAAPAGQQPEARADASQRLRLLQAAIDEMPPRQREAFLLYRYDELRCEDIAEHMGISVRAVEKHLQLALAHCKRRVHGETP; encoded by the coding sequence ATGGGGGAGCGGTTCTTCGGCGTAATCGCCGAGGCATACAAGTCGTGGAACGCGGAGCTGGTCGGTTTCCTGAACCGGCAGCTCAAGCGTTCGCCCGAGGCCGCCCAGGATTTGGCGCAGGAGACCTTCGCCAAATGGCTGGCCGCGCATCAAGGCGCCGAGCCGCCGGAGAAGCCGCGTGCCTATCTGTACGAGATCGCCCGCAACCTGCTGCGCGATCACTGGCGCCGCGAGAACGTGCGCGACGAGCACGTGGTGGCCAGCCTGGACGATCAGGATTTCGAACCGATGACGTGCGGTCTGGCTGCTCCCGCCGGACAACAGCCCGAAGCCCGCGCGGACGCCAGCCAGCGCCTGCGCCTGCTGCAGGCCGCCATCGACGAGATGCCGCCGCGCCAGCGCGAGGCCTTCCTGCTTTATCGGTATGATGAGCTCCGTTGCGAGGACATCGCCGAACACATGGGCATCTCCGTGCGGGCGGTGGAGAAGCACCTGCAACTGGCGCTGGCGCACTGCAAGCGCCGAGTCCACGGCGAAACGCCATGA
- a CDS encoding VOC family protein: MMSSMPSEQAAPRLFPTLRCRDAEAMIRWLTGVVGFTEHAVYRDDGTVQHAELAYGSSLLMLGPDRDDAHGKLVGDLQGRRTDALYLAVDDPDALHAQVQASGATIETPPYDTAYGSREFACRDPEGNLWSFGTYWPKV, translated from the coding sequence ATGATGAGTTCAATGCCATCCGAACAGGCGGCGCCCCGCCTGTTTCCAACCCTGCGCTGCCGCGACGCGGAGGCGATGATCCGCTGGCTTACCGGCGTGGTGGGCTTCACCGAACATGCCGTCTACCGCGACGACGGCACTGTGCAGCATGCGGAACTGGCCTACGGCAGCTCCCTCCTGATGCTGGGCCCGGACCGCGACGACGCCCATGGCAAGCTGGTCGGCGATCTGCAAGGACGCCGCACCGACGCGCTGTACCTGGCCGTGGACGATCCGGACGCCCTGCACGCGCAGGTCCAGGCTAGCGGCGCCACCATCGAAACCCCGCCTTATGACACCGCCTACGGCAGCCGCGAGTTCGCCTGCCGCGATCCGGAAGGCAATCTGTGGAGCTTCGGGACGTATTGGCCGAAGGTGTAG
- a CDS encoding MFS transporter: MPAPDSPSPLHRPAFLHYLFARIGASLAFQIVSVAVGWQIYALSGSALDLGLIGLAQFLPMAALTLVVGHVADRYDRRKIVAVCMALEALATLVLAIAALHGVGGKTLIYATIIIMSSARAFEAPTMATLIPAVVPREWLPRATALASSSGQIAQIAGPALGGVGYGLGAGWIYCVAAALYLSAFASIATLVIERAPPRKEPTTWRTLFAGITFIFQRRLLLGTLSLDLFAVLLGGATALLPIFAKDILNAGPWALGALRAAPACGAALMSLTLARLSLGEHVGRLLFGALIVFGLATTVFGLSTSIPLSIGALVLLGAADAVSVVVRSSLVQLNTPDHMLGRVSAVNTLFIGASNQLGEFESGVMAAAFGAVPAVVIGGVGTIAVAGLWMRWFPELRKLRSLHAP; encoded by the coding sequence ATGCCCGCCCCCGATTCCCCCAGTCCGCTTCACCGTCCCGCCTTCCTGCACTACCTGTTTGCGCGCATCGGCGCATCGCTGGCCTTCCAGATCGTCTCGGTCGCGGTGGGCTGGCAGATCTATGCGCTGAGCGGCAGCGCCCTGGACCTGGGGCTGATCGGCCTGGCGCAATTCCTGCCCATGGCGGCGTTGACGCTGGTGGTGGGCCACGTGGCCGACCGCTACGACCGCCGCAAGATCGTGGCGGTGTGCATGGCGCTGGAGGCGCTGGCCACGCTGGTACTGGCCATCGCTGCACTGCATGGCGTCGGCGGCAAGACGCTGATCTACGCCACCATCATCATCATGAGTTCGGCCCGCGCTTTTGAAGCGCCGACCATGGCCACGCTGATCCCGGCGGTTGTGCCGCGCGAATGGCTGCCGCGCGCGACGGCGCTGGCTTCCTCCAGCGGACAAATTGCGCAGATCGCCGGCCCGGCGCTGGGCGGCGTTGGCTACGGGCTGGGGGCAGGGTGGATCTATTGCGTAGCCGCGGCGCTATACCTGTCCGCCTTCGCGTCCATCGCCACGCTCGTCATCGAGCGCGCTCCGCCGCGCAAGGAGCCGACCACCTGGCGCACGCTGTTTGCCGGCATCACCTTCATCTTTCAGCGCCGCCTGCTGCTGGGCACCTTGTCGCTGGACCTGTTCGCCGTGCTGCTGGGCGGGGCCACCGCCTTGCTGCCCATCTTCGCCAAGGACATCCTCAACGCCGGCCCCTGGGCGCTGGGCGCGCTGCGCGCCGCCCCCGCCTGCGGCGCCGCGCTGATGTCATTGACCCTGGCCCGCCTGAGCCTGGGCGAACACGTGGGCCGGCTGCTGTTCGGCGCGTTGATCGTGTTCGGGTTGGCCACCACGGTATTCGGCCTGTCGACCTCGATCCCGCTGTCCATCGGCGCGCTGGTGCTGCTGGGCGCGGCGGATGCGGTCAGCGTGGTGGTGCGTTCGTCACTGGTGCAACTGAACACGCCCGACCATATGCTGGGCCGCGTCAGCGCCGTGAACACGCTATTCATCGGCGCCTCCAACCAGCTCGGCGAATTCGAATCCGGCGTCATGGCCGCGGCGTTCGGCGCGGTGCCCGCGGTGGTGATCGGCGGGGTAGGCACCATCGCCGTGGCGGGGTTGTGGATGCGGTGGTTTCCGGAGCTTAGGAAGCTCAGGAGCTTGCACGCGCCCTGA
- a CDS encoding CaiB/BaiF CoA transferase family protein, whose protein sequence is MGALSHLRVLDLSRVLAGPWASQLLADLGAEVIKIERPGQGDDTRGWGPPWISDPQWGDVAQSAYFAGANRNKKSVAVDIATPDGQRLVAALAAQCDVLIENFKVGGLQAYGLDYDTLKRSHPGLVYCSITGFGQDGPYANRPGYDFLIQGMGGLMSITGRGDGQPGAGPLKVGVALTDILTGLYATAGIQAALAHRDRTGEGQHVDVALLDVQVAALANQAMNFLASGCEPARLGNAHPNIVPYQDFATRDGHVIVTVGNDAQFRRFCGAIGRPDLADDPRYATNTARLASRDTLIPQIQTQMAEQPSAHWLSTLETLGVPCGPINGLAEVFADPQVLQRGMRVPMPDAQSGCAELVGNPLHLSGTPVEYRSAPPVLGAHTEPVLRDMLGLAPEALAELRRNGAIAAAS, encoded by the coding sequence ATGGGCGCACTATCGCATTTGCGAGTGCTGGACCTTTCGCGCGTGCTGGCGGGCCCCTGGGCCAGCCAGCTGCTCGCGGATCTGGGCGCGGAGGTCATCAAGATCGAGCGGCCCGGCCAGGGTGACGACACGCGCGGCTGGGGCCCGCCATGGATCAGCGATCCGCAATGGGGCGACGTGGCGCAGTCGGCTTACTTCGCGGGCGCCAACCGCAACAAGAAGTCCGTGGCGGTCGACATCGCCACGCCCGATGGCCAGCGGCTGGTGGCGGCGCTGGCCGCGCAATGCGACGTGCTGATCGAGAACTTCAAGGTGGGCGGTCTGCAGGCCTATGGCCTGGACTATGACACGCTCAAGCGCAGCCATCCCGGGCTGGTGTATTGCTCCATCACCGGCTTCGGCCAGGACGGGCCCTATGCCAACCGGCCGGGCTATGACTTCCTGATCCAGGGCATGGGCGGCCTGATGAGCATCACCGGCCGAGGCGATGGCCAGCCCGGCGCCGGCCCCTTGAAGGTCGGCGTGGCGCTGACCGACATCCTGACCGGCCTGTACGCCACCGCCGGCATCCAGGCGGCATTGGCGCATCGCGACCGCACGGGCGAGGGCCAGCACGTCGACGTGGCCCTGCTGGACGTGCAGGTGGCCGCGCTGGCGAACCAGGCCATGAACTTCCTGGCCAGCGGCTGCGAACCCGCGCGCCTGGGCAACGCCCACCCCAACATCGTCCCGTACCAGGACTTCGCCACCCGCGACGGTCACGTCATCGTCACCGTGGGCAACGACGCGCAATTCCGCCGCTTCTGCGGCGCCATCGGTCGCCCCGACCTGGCGGACGATCCGCGCTACGCCACCAACACGGCGCGGCTGGCATCGCGCGACACGCTGATTCCGCAGATCCAGACACAGATGGCGGAACAGCCCAGCGCGCACTGGCTGTCCACGCTTGAAACGCTGGGCGTGCCTTGCGGCCCCATCAATGGCCTGGCGGAAGTATTCGCCGATCCGCAAGTCCTGCAACGCGGCATGCGCGTGCCTATGCCCGACGCGCAATCGGGCTGCGCCGAACTGGTCGGCAATCCCCTGCATCTATCGGGCACGCCTGTGGAGTATCGCAGCGCGCCTCCTGTACTGGGCGCCCATACGGAACCGGTCCTGCGCGACATGCTGGGACTGGCGCCAGAGGCGCTCGCCGAACTGCGGCGCAACGGCGCGATCGCCGCCGCATCCTGA